From Bos taurus isolate L1 Dominette 01449 registration number 42190680 breed Hereford chromosome 29, ARS-UCD2.0, whole genome shotgun sequence, a single genomic window includes:
- the LOC504812 gene encoding pregnancy-associated glycoprotein 1 — protein sequence MKWLVLLGLVAFSECIVIIPLTKVKTMRKTLSEKNMLSNFLKEHAYRVSQISSRGSNRTIHPPEEHHDMLYMGNITIGTPPQEFQFVFDTGSSDLWVTSVFCTSPTCSTHVRFRHLESSTFWPTQKTFSITYGSGNMKGFLAYDTVQIGDLVSTDQPFALSVAEYGFEGIPFDGILGLNYPRLSFSGAIPIFNNLKNQGAISEPVFAFYLSKKEKDGSEVMFGGVDKSYYQGVLDWVPLIEMGDWSVHMDSISMKRKVIACSGGCKALVDTGISLILGPRRLFNNIQKLIGAMPRSSKQYISCFAINILPSIIFTINGITYPVPAQAYILKDSRGHLYTTFKENTVRTSTETWILGDVFLRKYFSVFDGGNDRIGLARAV from the exons ATGAAGTGGCTTGTGCTCCTCGGCCTGGTGGCCTTCTCAGAGTGTATAGTCAT AATACCTCTAACAAAAGtgaagaccatgagaaaaacccTCAGTGAAAAAAACATGCTGAGCAATTTCCTGAAGGAACATGCTTACAGAGTGTCCCAGATTTCTTCTCGTGGCTCAAATAGAACTATTCACCCCCCTGAGGAACATCATG aCATGCTCTACATGGGTAACATCACCATTGGAACACCCCCTCAGGAATTCCAGTTTGTCTTTGACACAGGCTCATCTGACTTGTGGGTGACCTCCGTCTTTTGCACCAGCCCAACCTGTT CTACACACGTTAGATTCAGACATCTTGAATCTTCCACCTTCTGGCCTACCCAGAAGACCTTCAGCATTACCTATGGATCTGGGAACATGAAGGGATTTCTTGCTTATGACACTGTTCAG ATTGGGGACCTTGTAAGTACTGACCAGCCGTTCGCTCTAAGCGTGGCAGAATACGGGTTTGAGGGTATACCTTTTGATGGCATCTTGGGCTTGAACTACCCCAGACTATCCTTCTCTGGAGCCATCCCCATCTTTAACAACCTGAAGAATCAAGGTGCcatttctgagcctgtttttgCCTTCTACTTGAGCAA gaaggagaaggatg GTAGTGAGGTGATGTTTGGTGGGGTGGATAAATCCTACTACCAGGGAGTGCTCGACTGGGTACCATTGATTGAAATGGGCGACTGGAGTGTACACATGGACAG CATTTCCATGAAAAGAAAAGTTATTGCTTGTTCTGGTGGCTGCAAGGCCCTTGTGGACACCGGGATATCACTGATCCTTGGCCCAAGAAGACTTTTCAATAACATACAGAAGCTCATCGGCGCCATGCCACGGAGTTCCAAG CAGTACATTTCATGTTTTGCCATCAATATCCTGCCCTCTATTATCTTCACCATCAATGGTATCACTTACCCAGTCCCAGCTCAAGCCTACATCCTCAAG GATTCTAGAGGCCACCTCTATACCACCTTTAAAGAGAACACAGTGAGGACATCTACAGAGACCTGGATCCTGGGTGACGTCTTTCTGAGGAAGTATTTCTCAGTCTTTGATGGAGGAAATGACAGGATTGGCCTGGCACGGGCAGTGTAA